In one Zobellia galactanivorans genomic region, the following are encoded:
- a CDS encoding patatin-like phospholipase family protein, with product MKHFIKYYCGLRFVRTCMFLLCLFFVVGPAMAQPSGEDGIKVGLVLSGGGAKGMAHIGAIKVIEEAGIKIDYIGGTSMGAIVGSLYAAGYTGDQLDSIFRATDFTNLIQDNLPRSAKTFYEKENSEKYAITLPFDGFKVSVPPAYSGGQNVYNELVKFLYPVRNITKFDELPIPFVCIATDVETGNEVILKEGYLPEAVMASGTLPSLFEPAKINGKVLIDGGVVNNYPIDEVKEMGADIVIGVDVQHGLRNRESLLTATEILLQINNYRTVLDMKEKSKKTDIYIKPNMSEFSMMDFDLHDVLIKSGEDAALKNIDALKALAEKQKEKPSERAKIVPSDTLSIDRLIIRESPNYSRGYVKGKLRFDTDKPTTFSKLQQGISNLAATGNFQTIHYQLRDNDDERIIELDLDETKTKSFIRLGAHYDNLYKTAAILNYTRKSLITRDDVSSFDFIVGDNLRYNLQYYVDKGFYWSFGFNSRFNKFEKEVNFDLLRENFDVQAGLNVNTINMDVTDLTNQVYVQTVLREEFAFRMGLEHKFLKYTTKTLRRDVNLPAGQDQDERTIFEKSNFYSAFGQLTFDTYNDKYFPSKGLYFDGDFHFYVLSSDFNDNFKEFSIAKARAGLAIPLIGNLSLNTEIEGGFKLGTSNVTSFDFVLGGYGTNLINNFRPFFGYDFLSLPGNAFVKGYGRLDLEFAPKNHFMFTANYANVDDDLFRTGEWFDLPIYSGYGVGYGWESFLGPLQVHYTWTPEGSQGNFFFSFGYWF from the coding sequence ATGAAGCATTTCATTAAATATTACTGTGGGTTGCGTTTCGTGAGAACATGTATGTTCTTATTATGCCTGTTTTTTGTGGTTGGGCCTGCTATGGCGCAGCCATCAGGGGAAGATGGTATAAAGGTAGGCCTGGTTCTCAGCGGTGGTGGGGCCAAGGGTATGGCACATATCGGCGCGATAAAGGTGATAGAGGAAGCGGGTATAAAAATCGATTATATCGGGGGCACCAGTATGGGGGCTATCGTCGGGTCTTTGTACGCGGCGGGTTATACCGGTGATCAATTGGATTCCATTTTTAGGGCAACGGATTTTACCAACCTGATACAGGACAACCTGCCCCGTAGCGCAAAAACGTTTTATGAAAAGGAAAATTCCGAAAAATATGCAATAACCCTTCCGTTCGATGGATTCAAGGTTTCCGTGCCTCCGGCCTATTCAGGTGGACAGAACGTGTATAACGAACTTGTGAAGTTTTTGTACCCGGTAAGAAATATAACCAAGTTCGACGAGTTGCCGATCCCGTTCGTTTGTATCGCAACCGATGTCGAAACGGGCAATGAGGTTATTTTAAAGGAAGGCTACCTTCCGGAAGCGGTAATGGCAAGCGGAACCTTGCCCTCGCTTTTTGAACCGGCAAAAATTAACGGAAAAGTGTTGATCGACGGTGGGGTGGTCAATAATTACCCTATTGACGAGGTGAAAGAAATGGGGGCCGATATCGTCATAGGGGTCGACGTGCAGCACGGACTCAGAAACCGTGAATCGCTATTGACGGCAACCGAAATCTTATTACAGATAAACAATTATAGAACGGTGCTCGATATGAAGGAAAAGTCTAAAAAGACCGATATTTATATCAAGCCCAACATGAGTGAGTTTTCTATGATGGATTTCGATTTGCACGATGTGCTGATTAAAAGTGGGGAAGATGCGGCGCTCAAAAATATAGATGCCTTAAAAGCATTGGCCGAAAAACAAAAGGAAAAGCCTTCGGAGCGGGCTAAAATTGTGCCTTCGGATACCTTGTCCATAGACCGTTTGATCATTCGTGAAAGTCCTAATTACTCTCGAGGTTACGTAAAGGGTAAGCTTAGGTTCGATACCGATAAGCCTACTACGTTCTCTAAACTTCAGCAAGGGATCAGCAATCTTGCGGCGACCGGAAATTTTCAAACCATTCACTATCAATTACGCGATAATGACGATGAGCGAATAATCGAGCTTGACCTCGACGAAACCAAGACCAAATCGTTTATCCGCCTCGGGGCCCATTACGATAATCTCTATAAGACCGCTGCAATACTCAATTATACAAGGAAAAGCCTGATTACCCGAGATGATGTTTCTTCCTTTGATTTTATTGTAGGCGATAACCTTAGGTACAATCTACAATACTATGTCGATAAGGGGTTTTACTGGAGTTTTGGCTTCAACTCAAGGTTCAATAAGTTTGAAAAGGAGGTTAATTTCGATTTATTGCGCGAAAACTTTGATGTTCAGGCCGGATTGAATGTAAATACCATTAACATGGATGTTACAGATCTTACCAATCAGGTGTATGTCCAAACCGTACTTCGGGAAGAGTTTGCCTTTAGAATGGGCTTGGAACACAAATTTTTAAAATATACCACTAAAACCTTGAGGCGAGATGTAAATTTACCTGCCGGTCAAGACCAAGATGAGCGGACCATATTTGAAAAAAGTAATTTTTACAGTGCTTTTGGGCAGTTGACCTTTGATACGTACAACGATAAATACTTCCCCTCCAAAGGACTGTATTTTGACGGGGATTTCCACTTTTATGTATTGTCTTCCGATTTTAACGACAACTTTAAGGAGTTTTCAATAGCCAAGGCCAGGGCGGGCTTGGCCATACCCTTGATCGGCAATCTGTCTTTGAATACGGAAATTGAGGGAGGTTTTAAATTGGGGACCTCAAATGTCACCTCTTTCGATTTTGTACTTGGGGGTTACGGAACGAACCTTATCAACAACTTTCGGCCCTTTTTCGGCTATGATTTTTTATCGTTGCCCGGAAACGCCTTTGTAAAGGGGTATGGTCGCCTCGACCTTGAGTTTGCGCCCAAAAACCATTTTATGTTCACCGCCAACTATGCCAATGTTGATGATGACCTTTTTAGAACTGGCGAATGGTTTGACCTGCCCATTTATTCGGGGTATGGTGTCGGTTATGGATGGGAGTCTTTTTTAGGTCCGCTACAAGTACACTACACCTGGACCCCAGAGGGTAGTCAGGGGAATTTCTTCTTTAGTTTTGGGTATTGGTTTTGA
- the uvrC gene encoding excinuclease ABC subunit UvrC, protein MPQVPIDVQLSTLPKSPGVYQFYDADDKILYVGKAKNLKKRVSSYFTKNHEYGKTRVLVKKIRRIKHIVVPTESDALLLENNLIKKYRPRYNVLLKDDKSYPWICIKNERFPRIFPTRKMIKDGSEYFGPYTSMKTVRTLLDLVKGVYPLRTCNYDLSKEKIESGKYKVCLEYHLGNCKGPCEGLQDAEEYHAQIEDIRKIIKGDFKSSLSYFRTQMKSLASEMKFEEAQQVKEKIEILENYQVKSTIVNPKINNVDVFSIISDESHGYVNFLQLSHGSIIRSHTLEMKKKLNETDAELLALAIIEIRQRFNSLSREIYLPFEVPVESHLKVTIPKLGDKRKILDLSERNAKFYRQERFKQIKIIDPDRHTNRIMAQMKKDLHLSAEPRHIECFDNSNIQGSNPVAACVVFKDGKPSKKDYRHFNIKTVTGPDDFASMEEVVFRRYKRLLEEEEPLPQLIVIDGGKGQLSSALKSLDALGLRGTIAIIGIAKRLEEIFFPEDPIPLYLDKKSESLKIIQQLRNEAHRFGITFHRNKRSKAAIDSKLESIDGIGAKTAEELLKKFKSVKRIKEASIENLTEVVGVSRAKKVYEAFH, encoded by the coding sequence ATGCCCCAAGTACCTATAGACGTACAGCTTAGTACCTTGCCCAAAAGTCCCGGTGTTTATCAATTTTATGATGCTGACGATAAAATATTATATGTAGGAAAAGCAAAAAACCTAAAAAAAAGGGTCTCCTCTTATTTTACCAAAAATCACGAGTACGGTAAGACGAGAGTGCTGGTCAAAAAGATCCGAAGGATCAAGCATATCGTTGTGCCGACCGAATCCGATGCCTTGCTTTTGGAGAACAACCTTATTAAAAAATATAGGCCGAGGTACAACGTCTTGTTGAAAGACGATAAATCGTATCCGTGGATATGTATCAAAAATGAACGCTTCCCCAGAATATTTCCTACGCGGAAAATGATTAAGGATGGAAGTGAATATTTTGGTCCGTATACCAGTATGAAAACGGTTCGGACCTTGCTTGATTTGGTCAAGGGGGTGTATCCCCTGCGAACATGTAACTACGACCTTTCCAAGGAAAAAATAGAGAGTGGCAAGTATAAGGTCTGTCTCGAATACCACCTCGGCAACTGTAAAGGTCCCTGTGAAGGCTTGCAGGATGCCGAAGAGTATCACGCCCAAATTGAGGATATCAGAAAAATCATAAAAGGTGATTTTAAATCATCGTTGAGCTATTTTCGAACGCAAATGAAATCCTTGGCATCGGAAATGAAGTTTGAGGAAGCCCAGCAAGTAAAGGAGAAAATAGAGATACTTGAAAACTATCAGGTGAAATCTACTATTGTTAACCCGAAAATCAATAATGTTGACGTGTTTTCCATTATTTCTGACGAATCCCACGGTTATGTGAATTTCTTGCAATTGTCGCACGGGTCCATAATACGTTCGCATACGCTCGAAATGAAGAAGAAACTCAATGAGACCGATGCGGAGTTGTTGGCCTTGGCCATTATAGAAATCCGCCAGCGGTTTAATTCCCTTTCAAGGGAGATTTATCTGCCGTTTGAAGTGCCGGTCGAGTCTCATCTTAAAGTTACGATACCAAAATTGGGTGATAAGCGGAAAATTTTAGATCTATCGGAGCGGAACGCCAAATTCTATAGGCAAGAACGGTTCAAGCAGATCAAGATCATCGATCCCGATCGGCATACCAACCGTATTATGGCCCAGATGAAAAAGGACCTGCACCTGTCCGCAGAGCCAAGGCATATAGAGTGTTTTGACAATAGCAATATTCAAGGAAGCAATCCTGTGGCCGCCTGTGTAGTCTTTAAGGATGGAAAACCTTCAAAAAAAGATTACCGGCATTTCAATATTAAGACCGTTACGGGGCCCGATGATTTTGCTTCTATGGAGGAAGTGGTTTTTAGGCGCTACAAGCGTTTGTTGGAAGAAGAAGAGCCCTTGCCGCAACTCATTGTTATCGATGGGGGAAAGGGGCAATTGTCGTCGGCCTTGAAAAGTCTCGATGCTTTAGGGCTTAGGGGGACAATTGCGATTATAGGCATTGCCAAGCGTTTAGAGGAGATCTTTTTTCCAGAAGATCCGATTCCGTTGTATCTTGATAAAAAATCGGAAAGCTTAAAAATAATACAACAGCTCAGGAACGAAGCCCACCGTTTTGGTATAACTTTCCATAGGAATAAAAGGAGTAAGGCCGCTATAGATTCCAAGTTGGAAAGTATAGATGGTATCGGGGCAAAAACAGCGGAAGAGCTGTTGAAAAAATTCAAATCGGTAAAACGTATAAAGGAAGCATCCATAGAAAACTTGACCGAAGTGGTGGGTGTGTCTAGGGCCAAAAAAGTTTATGAAGCATTTCATTAA
- a CDS encoding 5-formyltetrahydrofolate cyclo-ligase, whose amino-acid sequence MLKNDLRSLYKTKRASLDQESLSDSSLSIANALLHLPIWSFSYYHIFLPITENKEIDTSFILTILQGKDKNIVLPKMADGATLQHYLLTDSTRIQKNHWNIPEPIDGIEVPLNKIDVVFIPLLAFDKKGNRVGYGKGFYDGFLAQCRPDVIKIGLSLFSPEEELIEDTNSNDVGLDYCVTPVKTYSF is encoded by the coding sequence ATGCTTAAGAACGATTTACGATCTCTTTACAAGACCAAAAGAGCTTCTTTAGATCAAGAATCCCTCTCCGATTCTAGTTTAAGTATTGCCAACGCATTACTCCACTTGCCGATATGGTCTTTCAGTTATTACCATATCTTTTTGCCGATTACCGAAAATAAGGAAATAGATACCTCTTTCATTCTGACTATCCTTCAAGGGAAAGACAAGAATATCGTCTTGCCCAAAATGGCCGATGGCGCAACTTTACAACACTATCTGCTGACCGACTCTACCCGTATCCAGAAAAACCATTGGAATATACCCGAACCCATTGACGGTATTGAGGTACCGCTAAATAAAATCGATGTTGTTTTCATTCCCTTGCTGGCCTTTGACAAAAAAGGCAACCGAGTGGGCTACGGCAAAGGCTTTTACGATGGCTTTTTAGCCCAATGCCGACCCGATGTCATCAAGATAGGCCTATCCCTGTTTTCTCCAGAAGAAGAATTAATAGAGGACACCAATAGCAACGATGTGGGTTTAGATTACTGCGTAACGCCCGTAAAAACGTATTCTTTTTAA
- a CDS encoding lipoprotein signal peptidase, translating to MNLKKSLLIIIAVLIIDQLSKIYIKTNFQLGESVEVFSWFKILFIENSGAAWGAKLSDFLPISEPSGKLVLTVFRLFAVAGIGYWLYDTVRKKSSQTLVLAVCLIFAGALGNIIDSVFYGVIFSDSYQQLATAFSDEPYGSLFYGKVVDMLYFPMVDTTWPSWVPYLGGSSFRFFEPVFNIADMAISTGVGILLVFNKKAFGKAGDESVEETE from the coding sequence ATGAACTTAAAGAAATCGTTGCTCATTATTATAGCTGTTTTAATCATAGATCAGCTGAGCAAAATCTATATCAAGACCAATTTTCAACTGGGCGAGTCGGTTGAGGTTTTCAGTTGGTTCAAAATATTGTTCATTGAGAACTCTGGTGCGGCCTGGGGAGCTAAACTAAGTGATTTCCTTCCTATATCGGAACCTTCCGGTAAGTTGGTGCTGACCGTATTCCGTTTATTTGCCGTTGCCGGAATCGGATATTGGCTGTACGATACCGTACGTAAAAAATCTTCCCAAACACTCGTTCTTGCGGTGTGTCTGATCTTTGCCGGTGCATTGGGCAATATAATAGATTCGGTTTTTTACGGCGTAATATTTAGTGATAGCTATCAACAGCTGGCTACTGCCTTTTCCGATGAGCCTTACGGAAGTCTTTTTTACGGAAAGGTCGTAGATATGCTCTATTTTCCTATGGTAGATACTACCTGGCCTTCATGGGTACCCTATTTGGGCGGGTCTAGTTTTCGCTTCTTTGAACCTGTCTTCAATATTGCCGATATGGCTATAAGTACAGGTGTAGGTATACTTTTGGTATTTAATAAGAAAGCCTTTGGCAAAGCAGGTGATGAGTCTGTAGAAGAAACGGAGTAG
- a CDS encoding DUF4097 family beta strand repeat-containing protein, with protein sequence MRLFVFLFLSFHLLSAQKVVRKSLVNSEITSINIDVTNCYKLAVETAPGAEMSVEATIDGEYMKDLLVSVKKEGNSIMVSSGFQPNFHNPNDKLSAHKVVSIELKVVLPQYKYVTVFGTSCNVLMSGDYTDLNVSLNDGRCALSNVSENVNVHTQSGSILLAAKSGNIHVINKYGSVERDNIPVGDTKYTLTTVTGDIQITKTE encoded by the coding sequence ATGAGGTTGTTCGTGTTTTTATTTTTGTCCTTCCATCTTTTGTCGGCCCAAAAGGTGGTGAGAAAATCATTGGTAAACAGCGAAATCACCTCAATTAACATTGATGTGACCAATTGCTACAAATTAGCGGTGGAAACGGCACCAGGGGCCGAAATGTCGGTAGAGGCCACCATAGACGGGGAGTACATGAAAGACCTTTTGGTTTCGGTAAAAAAAGAGGGTAACTCTATTATGGTCAGTAGTGGGTTCCAACCCAATTTTCACAATCCTAACGATAAGCTTAGTGCCCATAAAGTGGTTTCAATAGAATTGAAAGTGGTGTTGCCTCAGTACAAATACGTGACCGTGTTCGGTACAAGCTGTAACGTGTTGATGAGTGGAGACTATACGGATCTGAACGTTTCTTTAAACGACGGCCGCTGTGCGCTTTCAAACGTTTCTGAAAACGTGAACGTGCATACCCAAAGCGGGAGCATATTGCTTGCCGCGAAAAGCGGGAATATCCATGTGATTAATAAATACGGTAGTGTTGAAAGGGATAATATTCCCGTTGGGGATACGAAGTATACGCTTACTACCGTTACAGGGGATATTCAAATTACGAAAACCGAATAA
- a CDS encoding TraR/DksA family transcriptional regulator, which yields MAEDLKVRYSDKDLAEFRELIEDKIEKAKSHLELLKSSYMNDGNNGTDDTSPTFKAFEEGSETMSKEANTQLAIRQEKFIRDLKNALLRIENKTYGICRVTGKLIAKERLKLVPHATLSIEAKNMQK from the coding sequence ATGGCAGAAGATTTAAAAGTTAGATATTCGGACAAGGATCTGGCCGAATTCAGGGAGTTGATCGAAGACAAGATCGAGAAGGCTAAGAGTCACTTGGAGTTATTGAAAAGCTCATATATGAACGACGGTAATAATGGTACGGACGATACTTCGCCTACCTTTAAGGCTTTTGAAGAAGGGTCCGAAACCATGAGCAAAGAGGCGAACACCCAATTGGCCATCCGTCAAGAGAAATTTATTAGAGACCTTAAGAATGCGCTTTTGCGTATCGAGAACAAAACATACGGCATTTGTCGGGTTACCGGTAAGCTTATCGCCAAGGAACGTTTGAAGTTGGTTCCCCATGCTACTTTGAGCATCGAGGCGAAGAACATGCAAAAGTAA
- the ileS gene encoding isoleucine--tRNA ligase, translating into MKFAEYKGLDLPKVAEDILDYWKQNQIFEKSISSREGKPSYVFYEGPPSANGMPGIHHVMARTIKDIFPRYKTMKGFQVKRKAGWDTHGLPIELGVEKELGITKEDIGKKISVEEYNAACKKAVMRYTDVWNRMTEQVGYWVDMNDPYITYKPKYMESVWWLLKQIYDKGLIYKGYTIQPYSPKAGTGLSSHELNQPGTYQDVTDTTVVAQFKTIEESLPDFLQNEGDVYFLAWTTTPWTLPSNTALTVGPKIDYVLVETYNQYTFKPMNVVLAKSLVGKQFSGKFEQVEAKSDLLAYQAGDKKIPFYVVKEFVGKDLVGIRYEQLLEYALPYQNPENAFRVIAGDFVTTEDGTGIVHTAPTFGADDALVAKQAVPEVPPLLVLDENKNPVPLVDLQGKFRPEMKEFGGKYVKNEYYTAGEEPERSVDVEIAIKLKEENKAFKVEKYVHSYPNCWRTDKPILYYPLDSWFIKISDVKDRMFALNQTINWKPKSTGEGRFGNWLANANDWNLSRSRYWGIPLPIWRTEDGKEEMIIGSVAELKSEMAKAVAAGVMEKDIFDDFVVGDLSDENYEKIDLHKNIVDQVVLVSTSGKPMKRESDLIDVWFDSGSMPYAQWHYPFENKDLIDEGKTYPADFIAEGVDQTRGWFYTLHAIATMVFDSVAYKNVVSNGLVLDKEGKKMSKRLGNAVDPFDTMNEHGADATRWYMISNANPWDNLKFDTEGIVEVKRKFFGTLYNTYSFFGLYANIDAFDYSEAEIPLNERPEIDRWILSELHSLIKTVDEAYADYEPTKATRAISDYVQENLSNWYVRLCRRRFWKGSYEKDKISAYQTLYTCLETVAKLSAPVAPFFMDRLYKDLTNTTKKEAFESVHLAEFPKYDEAVVDKDLESKMEKAQTISSLVLSIRQKEKIKVRQPLQKIMIPVLDENQKHEIEAVADLIMSEVNVKEIELLDDASGILVKQIKPNFKVLGPKYGKDMKKIAQAVAQLGQDDIQKIEQNGEISLDIDDKIITLQLQDVEIASQDIEGWLVASSGTLTVALDVTINQDLREEGIARELVNRIQNLRKDSGFEVTDKIDIKILKDGFVEKAVSNNLGYIKTETLTAELVFEESLDRGTEVAFDEVKTKLFIEKH; encoded by the coding sequence ATGAAGTTTGCGGAATATAAAGGATTGGATTTGCCCAAAGTAGCTGAAGATATACTCGATTATTGGAAGCAAAACCAGATTTTCGAGAAAAGTATTTCCTCTAGGGAGGGTAAACCTAGTTATGTTTTTTATGAAGGTCCGCCGTCGGCAAACGGTATGCCAGGGATCCACCATGTCATGGCGCGAACGATCAAGGATATCTTTCCGAGGTACAAGACCATGAAGGGTTTTCAAGTGAAGCGTAAGGCCGGTTGGGATACACACGGATTGCCTATTGAACTGGGTGTAGAGAAAGAATTGGGGATAACCAAGGAGGATATCGGTAAAAAAATATCCGTAGAAGAATATAACGCGGCCTGCAAGAAGGCGGTTATGCGCTATACCGATGTGTGGAACCGAATGACCGAACAAGTAGGCTATTGGGTAGACATGAACGACCCATATATTACCTACAAGCCAAAATATATGGAGTCTGTTTGGTGGTTATTGAAGCAGATATACGACAAAGGCTTGATCTATAAGGGGTACACGATACAGCCGTATTCACCTAAGGCGGGTACGGGCTTAAGTTCGCATGAGCTTAACCAACCGGGTACATATCAAGATGTGACCGATACTACGGTAGTGGCACAATTTAAGACGATAGAAGAATCGCTGCCCGATTTTCTCCAGAATGAGGGTGATGTATATTTCTTGGCGTGGACGACCACCCCATGGACACTGCCTTCGAACACCGCGTTGACCGTAGGGCCCAAAATAGATTACGTTTTGGTGGAAACTTATAACCAGTACACTTTTAAGCCCATGAACGTAGTTCTGGCCAAAAGTTTGGTAGGGAAGCAGTTTTCAGGGAAGTTCGAGCAAGTGGAAGCCAAATCCGATTTGTTGGCGTACCAAGCCGGAGATAAGAAAATACCTTTTTACGTAGTAAAGGAATTTGTTGGTAAAGATTTAGTGGGTATTCGATATGAGCAACTCCTTGAGTATGCCCTTCCTTATCAAAACCCTGAAAATGCATTTCGTGTAATTGCCGGTGATTTCGTAACTACGGAAGACGGTACCGGTATTGTACATACGGCCCCTACTTTTGGTGCCGATGATGCCTTGGTGGCCAAACAGGCTGTGCCCGAAGTTCCGCCCCTATTGGTATTGGATGAAAATAAAAATCCGGTTCCATTGGTAGATTTGCAAGGGAAGTTCCGTCCTGAAATGAAAGAGTTCGGGGGCAAATATGTTAAAAACGAATATTATACGGCAGGGGAAGAGCCCGAACGTTCGGTCGATGTGGAAATTGCCATAAAGCTCAAAGAAGAGAACAAAGCATTTAAGGTGGAGAAGTACGTACACAGTTATCCCAACTGCTGGCGTACCGATAAGCCTATTTTATATTACCCCTTAGATTCATGGTTTATTAAGATCAGCGATGTGAAGGATCGTATGTTCGCCTTGAACCAAACCATTAATTGGAAGCCGAAATCTACCGGGGAAGGCCGTTTTGGTAACTGGTTGGCGAATGCCAATGACTGGAACCTTTCTAGGTCTAGGTATTGGGGTATACCACTTCCTATTTGGAGGACCGAAGACGGAAAAGAGGAAATGATCATTGGATCTGTGGCCGAACTGAAGTCGGAAATGGCAAAGGCTGTGGCTGCCGGTGTAATGGAAAAGGATATTTTTGACGATTTCGTGGTTGGTGACCTATCTGACGAAAACTATGAAAAAATAGACCTTCACAAGAATATCGTTGATCAGGTGGTTTTGGTTTCCACTTCGGGCAAACCGATGAAGCGCGAAAGTGATCTGATCGATGTTTGGTTCGATAGTGGTTCCATGCCTTATGCCCAATGGCATTATCCATTTGAAAACAAAGACTTGATCGATGAGGGCAAGACCTATCCTGCCGACTTTATTGCCGAAGGGGTCGACCAGACAAGAGGGTGGTTCTATACCTTACACGCCATAGCTACAATGGTTTTCGATTCCGTAGCCTATAAAAATGTAGTGTCTAACGGACTTGTGTTGGACAAGGAGGGCAAAAAAATGTCAAAGCGCTTGGGCAATGCCGTGGATCCCTTCGATACCATGAACGAACATGGGGCGGATGCTACACGTTGGTACATGATTTCGAATGCGAACCCTTGGGATAATTTAAAGTTCGATACCGAGGGTATCGTTGAGGTGAAGCGCAAATTCTTCGGAACACTTTACAATACCTATTCGTTCTTTGGCCTTTATGCCAATATCGATGCTTTTGATTATTCAGAGGCGGAAATTCCGCTGAACGAAAGACCTGAAATCGACCGGTGGATCTTATCGGAACTACATTCGTTGATTAAAACCGTTGACGAAGCCTATGCCGATTACGAGCCTACCAAGGCTACACGTGCCATTTCAGATTATGTTCAAGAGAATTTGAGCAACTGGTACGTACGCTTGTGTAGAAGACGCTTTTGGAAAGGAAGTTATGAAAAGGATAAGATATCGGCTTACCAGACTTTATATACCTGTTTGGAAACCGTAGCCAAACTTTCGGCACCCGTGGCACCCTTCTTTATGGACCGATTGTACAAAGATTTAACGAATACGACCAAAAAGGAAGCATTTGAAAGTGTACATTTGGCCGAATTCCCGAAGTATGATGAGGCAGTCGTAGATAAGGACCTAGAAAGTAAGATGGAAAAAGCACAGACCATTTCGTCCTTGGTACTCTCGATCCGTCAGAAAGAAAAGATAAAGGTCCGTCAGCCCTTACAAAAGATAATGATACCTGTTCTTGATGAAAATCAAAAGCACGAGATCGAAGCGGTGGCCGATTTGATCATGTCGGAGGTGAACGTAAAGGAAATAGAATTGCTTGATGATGCATCGGGCATTTTAGTGAAGCAAATTAAGCCGAATTTCAAGGTGCTAGGCCCTAAATACGGTAAGGATATGAAGAAAATTGCCCAGGCCGTTGCGCAATTGGGTCAAGATGATATCCAAAAAATTGAGCAGAATGGCGAAATTTCGCTTGACATTGACGATAAAATTATTACATTACAACTGCAAGATGTAGAGATAGCCTCGCAAGATATCGAAGGTTGGTTGGTTGCAAGTTCTGGTACGCTTACCGTAGCGCTGGACGTAACAATCAATCAAGATTTGAGGGAAGAAGGTATAGCTCGAGAGCTTGTAAATAGAATTCAGAACTTGAGAAAAGATTCTGGGTTCGAGGTGACCGATAAGATTGATATCAAGATTCTTAAAGACGGTTTTGTTGAAAAAGCGGTATCGAATAACCTCGGTTATATCAAAACCGAAACGTTGACTGCCGAACTTGTTTTTGAAGAAAGCTTGGATAGGGGGACTGAGGTTGCCTTTGATGAAGTTAAAACTAAATTATTTATTGAAAAACATTAA